AAttctttccccgacctttgacccacaaaaaattcttttcatactttaccattgcaaaattttcgtggctattttaagagtgcttttgcgagtgtGCGCCTGCAAAATGGGGATTGCAATtggcaaaaaaaacaaaaacgggTTACTGGcagtgtttcaaaccatcaatatgattcatcgcttacaacaatctgttttttaaaattaccggtaaagaattttagcttagtctatcacagctatttctacactgttttttcattacaataataatctttattttgattttcccaaAAAAACATGCATAtaacaaacaagagagctatgctcaaatatatggacacgtagagtcacataattttgatgacgtcatagcgaaaaaaaaagtaatagctttctggagaaaatttttatctttaatcactaaaaatttcaaagcaattggtccagtattcgaagagaaaagcgactttttaaaaacgtgtcaagcggtactgagttagtagtcaggcagcatcttacctgtacactgtaggccatatacggtaattgatcacagaacagttgttcccgtgcaaattttatgttgtttacactttaggacagataattgatcacagaacaattcttccctttcaaattttatgttgtttccagtagactctcatcaaaataaacatatatagtaggctacaagtgctacaacgcttgcattactgcactggtaggaccgtgaaagaataagttacggtaatttcattgtggtaagacaccggtaccggcaccagtaccagtatcgtacttacgtactgagctaccagtaccggttagcagtcagccagcatcttacctgtacactgtaggccatatacggtaattgatcacagaacagttgttcccttgcaaatttgacagataattgatcacagaacaattcttccctttcaaattttatgttgtttccagtagactctcatcaaaataaacaaatatagtaggctacaagtgctacaacgcttgcattactgcactggtaggaccgtgaaagaataagttacggtaatttcattgtggtaagacaccggtaccggcaccagtatcgtacttacgtactgagctaccagtaccggtaccgaacctgtaggtctgatattccgttccgcatacgataggctataaaacttgcattgcagcattagtaataccgcggaaggaataagtcaatttcactgcgttacggtaccggtatggcaacttaccagtgctataaaacttgcattgcagcattagtaataccgcggaaggaataagtcaatttcactgcgttacggtaccggtatggcaacttaccagtaccgacctacagtagctgtagtactgagcaagacaatcgatcgcgaaaccgcttgaaataagtgtaaaacagtgttcccatgagtaaaaataaataccgcgaaattttgtatgaaatatcatatctcataggattcatataaaatttaagaataaacaaaagtaatagccttctagcgaaaaaattattctttaaccactgaaaatttcaaagcaattggtccagtattcgaagagaaaagcgactttttaaaaacgtgtcaaagaacaagaacaacataatattgaaacgatcgttatgtccactacgtgtccaataatgaacacataaaacaaacacacaGAATAATGGGAAATCGGGAAAACAGGCAAAACCTCGAGTAGGGTTTAAAACACGTATAAATACATGTGCCTGTTCACCCATGATATTACACTCTCAaaaacatattacaaaaaaaagataaaaacacgaaCGGGTTATCGTTCGGGCGTCTGACTTGtgttacaaacaaaatgcaggtGCAGTAGGTtctaatttaaaactgtttaCGTCGAAACCGACATGATCGGGCTGTGTTTATTAAATTGGCGTAAACAAGTGCAAACTGGTGGGTTAGATAAAAGCAGTGTCAGAATGAGTAATAAATAAATCGAAATGTCTTTGGTTGATTTCCTCATTGTAAATAAAATCCGACGTTGTGATGTGCTGTAGTGTACTAGGTGCAATGTTTCATATAAAATGCATGTCCATCTCTTTTTCCTTAGTTCTTTGCGAAGCAAGTATGTAAAATTGGAATCTTGGGTAGCCTGTACAGCAATGCCAAAGTAGTCTTTATTATCCGAATGCTATTATTTCGTTGTCCATCATTTAGAATGTtgattgtttctaatttttgtattccaTTTGTTTCCACTAACCAAGTTGTTATCTTCAGCGCTATTACTTTTTGTTTAGTATTCAATTCTAGTATTTCACCTGTTTACCCTTCCATGCCTCTAACTAAGACCTAAAACGAAGTCCACgactagattcataaaaggaTCGAAACCTCGCAATATACCCGTAACAGATCGTtcaccatttaactttaaatcaaattttttatctataaacttctttaattctaGTGGATGGGCTTTGCTGATGTTGATATTGCGCGATACAGATTACAGATACCGAAACATACAACGCGAAGTCTTCTCAAGCTGACATGTCCGCACCCGACGACGGTCGGAAGCAAAACGactgtaattaaattaaaactcctaggaagacagagtgatcattgaattatctgatttatattttaagtttccgaaacaccactgaaaactaacgaatagagttcaaaaacgcgaaaacgaaaTGTTAacggtaatgtttacgaccacgcttgaaaatctgtctgagtgagaaaagtgtctgagcagatacgaaaagggagcattggtacgtcactttttgcacctTGCTGATttgccaatgtcacgaagtaaacaaggaagtcgattcTCTGAGAAAGGTTCATAGAGATAATTGAGTTTATTTCgcctccataatcagcaaaaaggagataaaatagttgataaaaacaaattgataaaaactgattataaaatcaggagagtaaacaaaaccttggacaaggcttaaaacgtacagaatataagatggaaggtattgccaaaaagaagtggtacgtgttcactcatcTAAAACTATTAAATCAAATCATTTACACTCGCACACACACAAACACAACCATAGGgcataaataaaattagaaaaaagagAGAGGCTTTAGATAAATTACCGGTATATGGtaaccaaaaaaaattaaataaacacgtaaaaatgaaattagaataaaagatgaaatgtaaaaaataacaagagttgtttgccacaccattttaataattttataaaaattcccaaacaagagtgaacagtattTGATAtgctgactatgccatccaaaaattatgtgaCTACGActtcacaatcacgtcatagagcttgccaaagtaggGTCTAGTCTGCTagtgtagtttcatacctaaAAGTCTGAAAGTACCTAGGCTACTTCTAATGGGCGAAGCATAACAGTTTTTGCATATATCAAACTCCCACATGACTTCGCCATCtgaaaattacgtcactacgacatcacggTGACGTAATAGACTCCCTCAAACTATACAAACTGTCATCCAAGGCGCGCAGACGATCGCCCGAaatatttctctcgttttctcattGCAACAATcctgatatgagagagatcgctgtcATTAGTGAGTGAGTATTATCGTCGGTGCAGATGCCATTCCGGGCGATTGTAGGTATACTTTggcgggtctcatgtagtttcgttcTCAAGTAATTCTAGTGGgtgtagcataacgatttttgtaCATGTTGATCCATCTTAATtttgggtctcatgtagtttcttacctaacatacttctagtgggcgtagcatgacaattttttcacgtatcaatcctaacccccacctgactacaccatccaaaaattacgtcattacgacgtcacagactccagtctggatttcatggcctttttgaacgtgaaatcgggcgtgcaatcagaaattcccgcgtgcaaataagaattcctggcgtgcaactatagctcacgacgtgcaaaacaactgcactcgcgtgcaactgactttgacatcagatacctctcaatacatccgcgtaaaattaccggtatcggataaaaaatacgttgaatcagagaaaaaatggacgtttgacctttgaccccaaacattatttctacagtttgtcgctaattttgagagtgtttgtgcgactttggataccggtactgttcagtacatccgcgtaaaattattggataaaaaatacgttgaaccagagcaaaatggacatactttgtcattaattttggtagtgtttttacgtagaattaatggataaaaaatacgtcaaattagagcaaaatggacgtttgacctttgaccccaaacattattttcatactttgtcactaattttgggagtgtttgagcaactttagataccggtactgttcagtacattcgtgtaaaattattgtatgaaaaatacgctgaatcagagccgtacttggccattggtgcggaggcgatcttttcgtccataactattctcacgggattcctatttcctatcattcaacacgatatggacctttccccgagcatcgacttccttgtttacttcgtgacattggccaatcagcaagatgcaaaaaaggacgtaacaatgagaggaatttttcgcgggtcaaaggttggggaaaggtccatggtctttttgcttcgcaatatttcgatcagaccaaatcttgcaagctggtatttgtcgacaattgtggaggtataatattttggcatctttatattactggattattgattttaaaaccatttaaaccgatttacattggtgagcaattgcaaattttcggcgtgcaaaattgatttcgctcgcgtgcatttttgcggagcgctagcgccctcgggcgtgcacctgccatggaatccagtctgggtcacagtgacgtaatagagcccttcaaactatacgaactgccatctaagacgcgcaaacgagaacccgaaatcgaacagttatttctcacgTTTTCTCGTCGAAACGATTCCCATAGGAGAGAGACCGATAACGTCAgtaagttctttatcgtcggcgccaatgccatttcggtcgatcgtgcgtatatttggcaagctctatgacgtgattgtgatgtcgtagtgatttaatttttggatggcgtaatcagataggggttaggattgacttatcaaaaaattgttatgctacgccctctagaagtacgttaggtacgaaactacacgagacccttAATTTTTGCATGACGCAGTCAGGCGGGGGTTAgtattgacatatgcaaaaattgttatgttacgCCCACCAGAAGTACTTAATATACGAGACTACACTAGACCCTCATTTTATGACTTCTtcagtttttcaattttcttggtGTCaagtcggcaacctttttcaagtgatggaccggtaaagcctgacgaaaattttggcggaccaccttttatacaaacgaactaagcttatgcaataaattatacgcgtTAAGAAACTTATGTTGATAATATACTGAAAAAACGAAAACCatgctatttaatgcgagaTCTGTATTTATTGGCTGGCAATTAACTGTTCCAATATTGGAGATATGATCGACATCGACACATGTAACGTGTTTCATACAGCCTACTTCGATATTTCCTTTTTTGTAGTtatgtagttatcaatattgaaaaccaggcctcacattaataAGATGTTGGGATAAGTAACAATGCCTGTAAACCTTCTGTCTCTAGTCTGGGTATTGATTGAACATTTGATTTTACTATTGTTCGTTTTGCCATAACTAATTTTTTACCCGATGTGTTAACTCATGATTATACGGATTCCTGAAGTACAGAATTAGCACTGACTAGTCATGACCGGTTAGCTATGAGCAAGTAGTGGAGTAGTCACGTTCCTAGCGAGAATCATTTTGTTCGAGAGATCTTATTCCGGCTCATTGGAATTGTTTgtgaagtcagacatgctgctgAAATGTGTTATGTTTGTCTGGTTTAGTGCTTTTTTGATCGTGGAGTatgtggttagattgtagaggcTTCATTATGCATTAGGGCCTTGTCCGGTTCagtgtcacctctctgcggaccggtagttgCCGACCACTGCCCTATAGTAACCGCCCAATTCTGATCTCAAAAGTGCAAAACCACAACACAAAAAAATTCATTCCCTATCATAATCtttaagtttttaaattaatttttcgaCATTTTTCGAGACTTAGAACTATAGTAAGAACAAATGGCTATGCAAGCCATTCGAATAGCACTCGTGCAGATGGCCGTTGGCTCGAACAAACTAGAAAATGTGAAGAAAGCCTGCAGTCTCATTAAAAAAGCAGCTGATGACGGTGCAAAATTGATCAGCTTACCAGAATGTTTCAACTGCCCATACGGAACGAAATTTTTTCCAGAATATGCCGAAAATATTCCTGGACCTTCTACTGGTTCTTTAGCAAATTCTGCCAAAGAGAATAAAATTTATCTCATCGGAGGTTCGATTCCAGAAAAGGATGGTGATGGAAAGTTGTATAATACTTGTACAGTTTGGAACCCTGATGGCGAAATGATTGCGAAATATCGAAAAATGCATCTCTTTGATATCGATATTCCAGGGAAAATAACTTTTAAAGAATCGGAAGTTTTAAGTCCTGGAAATGATTTTGCTACGTTCGATGCATTTTCTATCAAAATTGGACTGGGAATATGCTACGACATTAGATTTGCCGAAATCGGGCAGGTGTATCATAAATTAGGATGCCAACTGCTGGTTTATCCTGGCGCTTTCAACATGACTACTGGTCCAATACATTGGAAATTATTGCAACAGGCTCGTGCAGTTGACAATCAGTTATATGTGGCGAGTATATCTCCTGCAAGAGATGAGAACGCATCATATGTTGCATATGGCCATTCGATGATAATCGGACCTTGGGGCGATTGTGTTGCAAGCGCAGAGGCAGGAGAACAGATAGTATATGCAGATTTGGAATTTACAAAAGTTAGTGAAGTACGAAAAAATATCCCCACTTCAGTGCAAAAAAGGTTTGATGTGTATAAATCTTCAGAACAGGCCACTTAGACATGATCTgtgaaaaatttgtatattattatttgcaTTTCTAGCTTGTATCTCAGTTTTTTTGCATGTGAACTTGCCTTTTATTTACAATCTACCGCAAAACTGTTATCAAATGTTTGAGCTAATTCTTGAAACTGTTATATAGTATCCTAATTTGTTAACTCATGTAATCAAAGtgtcatatttatttacaactTCCATATTAGGCATTATAcatgtttaaaagaatattatgtgttaattaaaataaaatagatgTTTCGTACATGTCCCTATGCAGCTATGCGAGCATTCAGGAATctacaatttttgaaatgacCGGAATCTTTCCGGTTGGTATTGGATTTGAACCCGGTATGTGTAACCTATGATGTCAGCATAGTTAATTAATAAGTCTAACATTTAGGTAATGTTTTAGGATGGTATCATGACTTGTCTCGGTTTTCTTTATTAAACAGAAGCATACCAACTATCTTGTCAAATTATTAAACTGTGacacaatttataaaaatttgacaaatctaTGATTTTGGTACACAGGAAACCAATTTAATACCTGATAAATAAATGTTCTAGTTTCACTTTCAATTACTTTTGTTTAATAAAGTTTCTACAGAATTTTGACTAATCACGTCATATGTTAAGtttaagattttattttttatttaatggtATTATATTCTTAGGTGACTAGTGTTTTTGAATTATGTTCCATTAAGAAAATGTGTTGTGAATTTTGACTTGGTgacaaataacaaataaaggTGTTTAGTTTCCCTAAATTAGAActaatcaaatatatttcatttaaattagttaaaaattaaataaaaattaatttatcatcaATCAGTAACACAATGCTTCTTTCAATGGAAGAGTAACAAGGCATCAAATATCACatattaattacatttaatttcTGGCGAGTGGTTTTGTCAAACTGAAAACATGTCGTCTTCTCTTTCTTCAAATTCTTCTCTTTTACGAAGACCGAGGCCACCAATTCAGCATCCAAGTAATTTACCACCGATTATTAGTCAAAGAAGTATGGAAAGTGATTTAACAAATCACTCAAGTGAGTATATTTGAGTGTCTAAGGGAGGAGTTTACTCAGTATTCAATGGGAAGACTTTCTGCCTCAATATAGCGAGAATTGCATTCATAATTATTCTTAGGGTTAGATATTTAAATGGCGAAACACATTTTACAGGGAGTGTTTACTCCAGTAGCACAAGAGTGTCTAATTGGAACTTGTGTAATATGGGAATTCAAGAATGATGTAATGAGTAGTGACAGA
The genomic region above belongs to Styela clava chromosome 13, kaStyClav1.hap1.2, whole genome shotgun sequence and contains:
- the LOC120332588 gene encoding omega-amidase NIT2-like, producing MAMQAIRIALVQMAVGSNKLENVKKACSLIKKAADDGAKLISLPECFNCPYGTKFFPEYAENIPGPSTGSLANSAKENKIYLIGGSIPEKDGDGKLYNTCTVWNPDGEMIAKYRKMHLFDIDIPGKITFKESEVLSPGNDFATFDAFSIKIGLGICYDIRFAEIGQVYHKLGCQLLVYPGAFNMTTGPIHWKLLQQARAVDNQLYVASISPARDENASYVAYGHSMIIGPWGDCVASAEAGEQIVYADLEFTKVSEVRKNIPTSVQKRFDVYKSSEQAT